In Pseudoliparis swirei isolate HS2019 ecotype Mariana Trench chromosome 9, NWPU_hadal_v1, whole genome shotgun sequence, a genomic segment contains:
- the LOC130199825 gene encoding oxysterol-binding protein-related protein 2-like isoform X2 gives MNSEEEFYDAETGLESDDSCEVSFKDAVVFDSKRVTDGSKQENGVWERRKTLPAEMISRHNFSVWNILKKCIGMELSKIAMPVVFNEPLSFLQRISEYMEHTHLIHEACSLSDSIDRMQVVAAFAVSAVASQWERTGKPFNPLLGETYELTREDEGYRLISEQVSHHPPVSAFHAQSLKQEFEFHGTIYPKLKFWGKSVEAEPKGVMTLELLKHKEVYTWTNPMCCVHNIILGKLWIEQYGTVEIVNHRTGDKCVLNFKPCGMFGKELHKVEGHIQDKSKKKHRVIYGKWTECMYSMDPKVYEAHKKSDKKTGGDSKKLKPGHSCEAEEADEMPEVQETVTAIPGSALLWRILPRPAVSPQMYNFTSFAMTLNELEPGMERLLPPTDCRLRPDIRAMEKGDMDSSSTEKERLEEKQRASRRERSVDEEWSTSTDGLMNVREPRLANIHYQTNIQQGAALAVTDMPTYIPGGFSREQTLTLELRIGCTRVDILTGITRTVPAFFDPGGGVQFQDLLTALIGFTLFLCITRLCLCDVQTLTGHHAGF, from the exons ATGAACAGTGAGGAAGAGTTTTACGACGCTGAGACGG GGCTGGAGTCAGATGATTCCTGTGAGGTCAGTTTTAAAGATGCGGTCGTGTTTGACAGTAAGCGGGTGACTGACGGCAGCAAACAGGAGAATGGAGTGTGGGAGCGCAG GAAAACCCTGCCTGCCGAAATGATCTCCAGACACAATTTCAGTGTGTGGAATATCCTGAAGAAATGCATTGGCATG GAGCTGTCCAAAATAGCGATGCCGGTTGTGTTTAATGAGCCGCTGAGCTTCCTACAGAGAATCTCTGAGTACATGGAGCACACTCACCTCATCCACGAAGCCTGCAGTTTGTCTGACTCAATAGACAGAATGCAG GTTGTTGCTGCGTTTGCTGTTTCAGCTGTAGCATCTCAATGGGAAAGGACTGGAAAGCCATTTAATCCTTTACTAGGGGAGACCTATGAACTCACAAG AGAGGACGAGGGATACAGGTTGATCTCGGAGCAGGTGAGCCACCACCCCCCCGTCAGTGCCTTCCATGCCCAGTCTCTGAAACAGGAGTTTGAATTTCACGGCACAATTTACCCAAAACTCAAGTTCTGGGGCAAAAGTGTGGAGGCTGAGCCCAAAGGCGTCATGACACTGGAGCTACTAAA ACACAAAGAAGTTTACACATGGACAAACCCAATGTGCTGTGTGCATAACATCATACTGGGAAAACTCTGGATTGAGCAATATGGAACGGTGGAGATAGTCAACCACAG GACTGGAGATAAGTGTGTGTTGAACTTCAAACCGTGTGGGATGTTTGGGAAAGAGCTGCACAAAGTCGAGGGTCATATCCAAGACAAAAG TAAAAAGAAGCACAGAGTGATCTATGGAAAGTGGACAGAGTGCATGTACAGCATGGACCCCAAGGTGTACGAAGCACACAAGAAGTCAGACAAGAAGACGGGGGGAGACTCAAAAAAGCTGAAACCG ggacATAGTTGTGAAGCTGAGGAGGCAGATGAGATGCCAGAAGTTCAAGAGACTGTGACTGCGATACCAGGAAGTGCCTTACTGTGGAGGATATTGCCGCGGCCTGCTGTTTCACCACAG ATGTATAACTTCACCAGCTTTGCCATGACACTAAACGAACTGGAGCCCGGCATGGAGAGACTACTGCCACCAACCGACTGCCGGCTGCGGCCCGACATCAGAGCCATGGAGAAAGGAGACATGG actcATCAAGTACAGAGAAAGAGCGGTTAGAGGAGAAACAAAGGGCCTCACGCAGGGAACGCTCTGTGGATGAGGAGTGgtccaccag TACAGATGGACTAATGAATGTCCGGGAGCCGCGACTCGCTAACATTCACTATCAAACCAACATCCAGCAAGGCGCCGCATTGGCCGTCACAGACATGCCAACGTACATTCCTG gtggtttCAGCAGGGAACAAACCCTCACACTGGAGCTGAGGATTGGCTGTACAAGGGTGGATATTTTGACAGGAATTACACGGACTGTCCCAGCATTTTTTGACCCAGGAGGGGGTGTTCAGTTTCAAGATCTCCTCACCGCTCTGATAGGATTCACTTTATTTCTCTGCATCACtcgtttgtgtctttgtgatgTCCAGACACTCACAG gacaCCATGCTGGCTTCTAG
- the LOC130199825 gene encoding oxysterol-binding protein-related protein 2-like isoform X1: MNSEEEFYDAETGLESDDSCEVSFKDAVVFDSKRVTDGSKQENGVWERRKTLPAEMISRHNFSVWNILKKCIGMELSKIAMPVVFNEPLSFLQRISEYMEHTHLIHEACSLSDSIDRMQVVAAFAVSAVASQWERTGKPFNPLLGETYELTREDEGYRLISEQVSHHPPVSAFHAQSLKQEFEFHGTIYPKLKFWGKSVEAEPKGVMTLELLKHKEVYTWTNPMCCVHNIILGKLWIEQYGTVEIVNHRTGDKCVLNFKPCGMFGKELHKVEGHIQDKSKKKHRVIYGKWTECMYSMDPKVYEAHKKSDKKTGGDSKKLKPGHSCEAEEADEMPEVQETVTAIPGSALLWRILPRPAVSPQMYNFTSFAMTLNELEPGMERLLPPTDCRLRPDIRAMEKGDMDSSSTEKERLEEKQRASRRERSVDEEWSTSTDGLMNVREPRLANIHYQTNIQQGAALAVTDMPTYIPGGFSREQTLTLELRIGCTRVDILTGITRTVPAFFDPGGGVQFQDLLTALIGFTLFLCITRLCLCDVQTLTGTVSLFQSIKS; encoded by the exons ATGAACAGTGAGGAAGAGTTTTACGACGCTGAGACGG GGCTGGAGTCAGATGATTCCTGTGAGGTCAGTTTTAAAGATGCGGTCGTGTTTGACAGTAAGCGGGTGACTGACGGCAGCAAACAGGAGAATGGAGTGTGGGAGCGCAG GAAAACCCTGCCTGCCGAAATGATCTCCAGACACAATTTCAGTGTGTGGAATATCCTGAAGAAATGCATTGGCATG GAGCTGTCCAAAATAGCGATGCCGGTTGTGTTTAATGAGCCGCTGAGCTTCCTACAGAGAATCTCTGAGTACATGGAGCACACTCACCTCATCCACGAAGCCTGCAGTTTGTCTGACTCAATAGACAGAATGCAG GTTGTTGCTGCGTTTGCTGTTTCAGCTGTAGCATCTCAATGGGAAAGGACTGGAAAGCCATTTAATCCTTTACTAGGGGAGACCTATGAACTCACAAG AGAGGACGAGGGATACAGGTTGATCTCGGAGCAGGTGAGCCACCACCCCCCCGTCAGTGCCTTCCATGCCCAGTCTCTGAAACAGGAGTTTGAATTTCACGGCACAATTTACCCAAAACTCAAGTTCTGGGGCAAAAGTGTGGAGGCTGAGCCCAAAGGCGTCATGACACTGGAGCTACTAAA ACACAAAGAAGTTTACACATGGACAAACCCAATGTGCTGTGTGCATAACATCATACTGGGAAAACTCTGGATTGAGCAATATGGAACGGTGGAGATAGTCAACCACAG GACTGGAGATAAGTGTGTGTTGAACTTCAAACCGTGTGGGATGTTTGGGAAAGAGCTGCACAAAGTCGAGGGTCATATCCAAGACAAAAG TAAAAAGAAGCACAGAGTGATCTATGGAAAGTGGACAGAGTGCATGTACAGCATGGACCCCAAGGTGTACGAAGCACACAAGAAGTCAGACAAGAAGACGGGGGGAGACTCAAAAAAGCTGAAACCG ggacATAGTTGTGAAGCTGAGGAGGCAGATGAGATGCCAGAAGTTCAAGAGACTGTGACTGCGATACCAGGAAGTGCCTTACTGTGGAGGATATTGCCGCGGCCTGCTGTTTCACCACAG ATGTATAACTTCACCAGCTTTGCCATGACACTAAACGAACTGGAGCCCGGCATGGAGAGACTACTGCCACCAACCGACTGCCGGCTGCGGCCCGACATCAGAGCCATGGAGAAAGGAGACATGG actcATCAAGTACAGAGAAAGAGCGGTTAGAGGAGAAACAAAGGGCCTCACGCAGGGAACGCTCTGTGGATGAGGAGTGgtccaccag TACAGATGGACTAATGAATGTCCGGGAGCCGCGACTCGCTAACATTCACTATCAAACCAACATCCAGCAAGGCGCCGCATTGGCCGTCACAGACATGCCAACGTACATTCCTG gtggtttCAGCAGGGAACAAACCCTCACACTGGAGCTGAGGATTGGCTGTACAAGGGTGGATATTTTGACAGGAATTACACGGACTGTCCCAGCATTTTTTGACCCAGGAGGGGGTGTTCAGTTTCAAGATCTCCTCACCGCTCTGATAGGATTCACTTTATTTCTCTGCATCACtcgtttgtgtctttgtgatgTCCAGACACTCACAGGTACTGTGTCTTTGTTTCAGTCCATAAAAAGCTGA
- the LOC130199825 gene encoding oxysterol-binding protein-related protein 2-like isoform X4, producing the protein MISRHNFSVWNILKKCIGMELSKIAMPVVFNEPLSFLQRISEYMEHTHLIHEACSLSDSIDRMQVVAAFAVSAVASQWERTGKPFNPLLGETYELTREDEGYRLISEQVSHHPPVSAFHAQSLKQEFEFHGTIYPKLKFWGKSVEAEPKGVMTLELLKHKEVYTWTNPMCCVHNIILGKLWIEQYGTVEIVNHRTGDKCVLNFKPCGMFGKELHKVEGHIQDKSKKKHRVIYGKWTECMYSMDPKVYEAHKKSDKKTGGDSKKLKPGHSCEAEEADEMPEVQETVTAIPGSALLWRILPRPAVSPQMYNFTSFAMTLNELEPGMERLLPPTDCRLRPDIRAMEKGDMDSSSTEKERLEEKQRASRRERSVDEEWSTSTDGLMNVREPRLANIHYQTNIQQGAALAVTDMPTYIPGGFSREQTLTLELRIGCTRVDILTGITRTVPAFFDPGGGVQFQDLLTALIGFTLFLCITRLCLCDVQTLTGTVSLFQSIKS; encoded by the exons ATGATCTCCAGACACAATTTCAGTGTGTGGAATATCCTGAAGAAATGCATTGGCATG GAGCTGTCCAAAATAGCGATGCCGGTTGTGTTTAATGAGCCGCTGAGCTTCCTACAGAGAATCTCTGAGTACATGGAGCACACTCACCTCATCCACGAAGCCTGCAGTTTGTCTGACTCAATAGACAGAATGCAG GTTGTTGCTGCGTTTGCTGTTTCAGCTGTAGCATCTCAATGGGAAAGGACTGGAAAGCCATTTAATCCTTTACTAGGGGAGACCTATGAACTCACAAG AGAGGACGAGGGATACAGGTTGATCTCGGAGCAGGTGAGCCACCACCCCCCCGTCAGTGCCTTCCATGCCCAGTCTCTGAAACAGGAGTTTGAATTTCACGGCACAATTTACCCAAAACTCAAGTTCTGGGGCAAAAGTGTGGAGGCTGAGCCCAAAGGCGTCATGACACTGGAGCTACTAAA ACACAAAGAAGTTTACACATGGACAAACCCAATGTGCTGTGTGCATAACATCATACTGGGAAAACTCTGGATTGAGCAATATGGAACGGTGGAGATAGTCAACCACAG GACTGGAGATAAGTGTGTGTTGAACTTCAAACCGTGTGGGATGTTTGGGAAAGAGCTGCACAAAGTCGAGGGTCATATCCAAGACAAAAG TAAAAAGAAGCACAGAGTGATCTATGGAAAGTGGACAGAGTGCATGTACAGCATGGACCCCAAGGTGTACGAAGCACACAAGAAGTCAGACAAGAAGACGGGGGGAGACTCAAAAAAGCTGAAACCG ggacATAGTTGTGAAGCTGAGGAGGCAGATGAGATGCCAGAAGTTCAAGAGACTGTGACTGCGATACCAGGAAGTGCCTTACTGTGGAGGATATTGCCGCGGCCTGCTGTTTCACCACAG ATGTATAACTTCACCAGCTTTGCCATGACACTAAACGAACTGGAGCCCGGCATGGAGAGACTACTGCCACCAACCGACTGCCGGCTGCGGCCCGACATCAGAGCCATGGAGAAAGGAGACATGG actcATCAAGTACAGAGAAAGAGCGGTTAGAGGAGAAACAAAGGGCCTCACGCAGGGAACGCTCTGTGGATGAGGAGTGgtccaccag TACAGATGGACTAATGAATGTCCGGGAGCCGCGACTCGCTAACATTCACTATCAAACCAACATCCAGCAAGGCGCCGCATTGGCCGTCACAGACATGCCAACGTACATTCCTG gtggtttCAGCAGGGAACAAACCCTCACACTGGAGCTGAGGATTGGCTGTACAAGGGTGGATATTTTGACAGGAATTACACGGACTGTCCCAGCATTTTTTGACCCAGGAGGGGGTGTTCAGTTTCAAGATCTCCTCACCGCTCTGATAGGATTCACTTTATTTCTCTGCATCACtcgtttgtgtctttgtgatgTCCAGACACTCACAGGTACTGTGTCTTTGTTTCAGTCCATAAAAAGCTGA
- the LOC130199825 gene encoding oxysterol-binding protein-related protein 2-like isoform X3, which translates to MCTRKTLPAEMISRHNFSVWNILKKCIGMELSKIAMPVVFNEPLSFLQRISEYMEHTHLIHEACSLSDSIDRMQVVAAFAVSAVASQWERTGKPFNPLLGETYELTREDEGYRLISEQVSHHPPVSAFHAQSLKQEFEFHGTIYPKLKFWGKSVEAEPKGVMTLELLKHKEVYTWTNPMCCVHNIILGKLWIEQYGTVEIVNHRTGDKCVLNFKPCGMFGKELHKVEGHIQDKSKKKHRVIYGKWTECMYSMDPKVYEAHKKSDKKTGGDSKKLKPGHSCEAEEADEMPEVQETVTAIPGSALLWRILPRPAVSPQMYNFTSFAMTLNELEPGMERLLPPTDCRLRPDIRAMEKGDMDSSSTEKERLEEKQRASRRERSVDEEWSTSTDGLMNVREPRLANIHYQTNIQQGAALAVTDMPTYIPGGFSREQTLTLELRIGCTRVDILTGITRTVPAFFDPGGGVQFQDLLTALIGFTLFLCITRLCLCDVQTLTGTVSLFQSIKS; encoded by the exons ATGTGTACCAGGAAAACCCTGCCTGCCGAAATGATCTCCAGACACAATTTCAGTGTGTGGAATATCCTGAAGAAATGCATTGGCATG GAGCTGTCCAAAATAGCGATGCCGGTTGTGTTTAATGAGCCGCTGAGCTTCCTACAGAGAATCTCTGAGTACATGGAGCACACTCACCTCATCCACGAAGCCTGCAGTTTGTCTGACTCAATAGACAGAATGCAG GTTGTTGCTGCGTTTGCTGTTTCAGCTGTAGCATCTCAATGGGAAAGGACTGGAAAGCCATTTAATCCTTTACTAGGGGAGACCTATGAACTCACAAG AGAGGACGAGGGATACAGGTTGATCTCGGAGCAGGTGAGCCACCACCCCCCCGTCAGTGCCTTCCATGCCCAGTCTCTGAAACAGGAGTTTGAATTTCACGGCACAATTTACCCAAAACTCAAGTTCTGGGGCAAAAGTGTGGAGGCTGAGCCCAAAGGCGTCATGACACTGGAGCTACTAAA ACACAAAGAAGTTTACACATGGACAAACCCAATGTGCTGTGTGCATAACATCATACTGGGAAAACTCTGGATTGAGCAATATGGAACGGTGGAGATAGTCAACCACAG GACTGGAGATAAGTGTGTGTTGAACTTCAAACCGTGTGGGATGTTTGGGAAAGAGCTGCACAAAGTCGAGGGTCATATCCAAGACAAAAG TAAAAAGAAGCACAGAGTGATCTATGGAAAGTGGACAGAGTGCATGTACAGCATGGACCCCAAGGTGTACGAAGCACACAAGAAGTCAGACAAGAAGACGGGGGGAGACTCAAAAAAGCTGAAACCG ggacATAGTTGTGAAGCTGAGGAGGCAGATGAGATGCCAGAAGTTCAAGAGACTGTGACTGCGATACCAGGAAGTGCCTTACTGTGGAGGATATTGCCGCGGCCTGCTGTTTCACCACAG ATGTATAACTTCACCAGCTTTGCCATGACACTAAACGAACTGGAGCCCGGCATGGAGAGACTACTGCCACCAACCGACTGCCGGCTGCGGCCCGACATCAGAGCCATGGAGAAAGGAGACATGG actcATCAAGTACAGAGAAAGAGCGGTTAGAGGAGAAACAAAGGGCCTCACGCAGGGAACGCTCTGTGGATGAGGAGTGgtccaccag TACAGATGGACTAATGAATGTCCGGGAGCCGCGACTCGCTAACATTCACTATCAAACCAACATCCAGCAAGGCGCCGCATTGGCCGTCACAGACATGCCAACGTACATTCCTG gtggtttCAGCAGGGAACAAACCCTCACACTGGAGCTGAGGATTGGCTGTACAAGGGTGGATATTTTGACAGGAATTACACGGACTGTCCCAGCATTTTTTGACCCAGGAGGGGGTGTTCAGTTTCAAGATCTCCTCACCGCTCTGATAGGATTCACTTTATTTCTCTGCATCACtcgtttgtgtctttgtgatgTCCAGACACTCACAGGTACTGTGTCTTTGTTTCAGTCCATAAAAAGCTGA
- the LOC130199825 gene encoding oxysterol-binding protein-related protein 2-like isoform X5 — translation MNSEEEFYDAETGLESDDSCEVSFKDAVVFDSKRVTDGSKQENGVWERRKTLPAEMISRHNFSVWNILKKCIGMELSKIAMPVVFNEPLSFLQRISEYMEHTHLIHEACSLSDSIDRMQVVAAFAVSAVASQWERTGKPFNPLLGETYELTREDEGYRLISEQVSHHPPVSAFHAQSLKQEFEFHGTIYPKLKFWGKSVEAEPKGVMTLELLKHKEVYTWTNPMCCVHNIILGKLWIEQYGTVEIVNHRTGDKCVLNFKPCGMFGKELHKVEGHIQDKSKKKHRVIYGKWTECMYSMDPKVYEAHKKSDKKTGGDSKKLKPGHSCEAEEADEMPEVQETVTAIPGSALLWRILPRPAVSPQMYNFTSFAMTLNELEPGMERLLPPTDCRLRPDIRAMEKGDMDSSSTEKERLEEKQRASRRERSVDEEWSTRWFQQGTNPHTGAEDWLYKGGYFDRNYTDCPSIF, via the exons ATGAACAGTGAGGAAGAGTTTTACGACGCTGAGACGG GGCTGGAGTCAGATGATTCCTGTGAGGTCAGTTTTAAAGATGCGGTCGTGTTTGACAGTAAGCGGGTGACTGACGGCAGCAAACAGGAGAATGGAGTGTGGGAGCGCAG GAAAACCCTGCCTGCCGAAATGATCTCCAGACACAATTTCAGTGTGTGGAATATCCTGAAGAAATGCATTGGCATG GAGCTGTCCAAAATAGCGATGCCGGTTGTGTTTAATGAGCCGCTGAGCTTCCTACAGAGAATCTCTGAGTACATGGAGCACACTCACCTCATCCACGAAGCCTGCAGTTTGTCTGACTCAATAGACAGAATGCAG GTTGTTGCTGCGTTTGCTGTTTCAGCTGTAGCATCTCAATGGGAAAGGACTGGAAAGCCATTTAATCCTTTACTAGGGGAGACCTATGAACTCACAAG AGAGGACGAGGGATACAGGTTGATCTCGGAGCAGGTGAGCCACCACCCCCCCGTCAGTGCCTTCCATGCCCAGTCTCTGAAACAGGAGTTTGAATTTCACGGCACAATTTACCCAAAACTCAAGTTCTGGGGCAAAAGTGTGGAGGCTGAGCCCAAAGGCGTCATGACACTGGAGCTACTAAA ACACAAAGAAGTTTACACATGGACAAACCCAATGTGCTGTGTGCATAACATCATACTGGGAAAACTCTGGATTGAGCAATATGGAACGGTGGAGATAGTCAACCACAG GACTGGAGATAAGTGTGTGTTGAACTTCAAACCGTGTGGGATGTTTGGGAAAGAGCTGCACAAAGTCGAGGGTCATATCCAAGACAAAAG TAAAAAGAAGCACAGAGTGATCTATGGAAAGTGGACAGAGTGCATGTACAGCATGGACCCCAAGGTGTACGAAGCACACAAGAAGTCAGACAAGAAGACGGGGGGAGACTCAAAAAAGCTGAAACCG ggacATAGTTGTGAAGCTGAGGAGGCAGATGAGATGCCAGAAGTTCAAGAGACTGTGACTGCGATACCAGGAAGTGCCTTACTGTGGAGGATATTGCCGCGGCCTGCTGTTTCACCACAG ATGTATAACTTCACCAGCTTTGCCATGACACTAAACGAACTGGAGCCCGGCATGGAGAGACTACTGCCACCAACCGACTGCCGGCTGCGGCCCGACATCAGAGCCATGGAGAAAGGAGACATGG actcATCAAGTACAGAGAAAGAGCGGTTAGAGGAGAAACAAAGGGCCTCACGCAGGGAACGCTCTGTGGATGAGGAGTGgtccaccag gtggtttCAGCAGGGAACAAACCCTCACACTGGAGCTGAGGATTGGCTGTACAAGGGTGGATATTTTGACAGGAATTACACGGACTGTCCCAGCATTTTTTGA